The sequence below is a genomic window from Candidatus Acidiferrales bacterium.
CTGCTCGAACGCGCGCGCTACACCTTTCGCAGTCACTAAAGAAAAGAGTTCGGAAGGACTGGCCACAGTTCTGGGCTCAACTGAGCCAAAAGCAAGCAGAGTGAGCAGAAGCCAGAGGGTCAGCACAAAAAACAGTTTAGCAGCAGTGCGGAGTTCCAGCAAAACGCAACAGGGTCGAGCGCGAACTACAGCGTCGGCAGGGCGTCGCACTGAGCTGCGCTGGTGATGGCCGCTCCGGTGATGTCAAAATGAATCGCGCCGGGCAAATCGCTACAGAAACTGCGCTGGCCGCTTGAGCCTAGCGTGATTGGGACGGCCGTTGTCAAGTAAGAGTAGAAGCCCGCCGGGCAGCCGGGTACCACGGGCGTGTTGGAGCCAACCCCTTGATAGCTGAAAATATATCCAGATTTGGCAAATGGCGGGGAGGTAATCAAAGAATCCAGCAAGATGGCCTGCGTACAAGTTGCCGTTGCACCGACCCCACCCAAGGTGGGTAAACTCGCCGGGTAGCCGTTGTTCCAACTGGTGTTGTAAACGGTTGCGGCAGTGCCTATGGCCCGGACGTGCTCCACAGCAGAAGCCTCATTGGCTGCCATTTTCGAGCGGAGATAGTTCGGAATCGCAATCGCGGCGATGATCAGGATGATGGCAATCACGATGAGCAGCTCGATTAGCGAGAACCCTTGCACGCTTCCCGCTCGTCGCAATCTCAGTTCGACTTTTGTCAGCATGCACACGGCGCTCCTCTGTTTCCTCCATTCCTTAGGCGACAAAAAAGGGAGGAACTGGATGGTCCCTCCCCTCTTTAAGCAAGCGAAGCTACCCTAGTTGCCGAGCGGATTCACCCAACCGTCAGCAGCACACGAGCTTCCACCGTTCGCGTGGGTTGCGCCAGTCGCATCGAAGTAGATTGCGCCAGCTTGGTCATCGCAGAACGAGCGCTGCCCGGTTGTCCCGACGGTAATCGGAGCTCCCTCGACTTCAAACGTCTGATCGTCCACGCCGTTGCACGCGGTCGCGGGCACAACTGCCGGGGCACCAGCTACACCCAAGGTAAAGTTGTAGCCCTGTCGCGCCGGGGTGGCAGCGTTGAAGGTCGGGTCAAGCAATTGCGACGCGGCGCAAGTAGCCGCGGCACCAGCAGCACCGCTGAGCGCCTGGAAAGTTGTTGCATAGCCCGTATTGTACGTTGAATAGTACGTTACTTGCGCCGTAATGATCGTGCGCAATGCGCCGACCGCGGCGGCTTCGTTCGCGGCCATCTTCGAACGGAGCAGGTTCGGAATCGCAATCGCCGCGATGATCAGAATGATCGCCACGACGATCAAAAGCTCGATTAACGAGAAACCCTTCTGGTTCTTTTTCATTTTCTCTCCTTAAATTTTCCTTCAAGTCCCTTGATTTCGAGTGCTCTTCAGAATCTTGTAGACTGCGTAGCGGCGTGCAGCATAGAAATCTGCAAATCCGATTCCAACCTCTCGATGCACTATGCCGCGAATGTTCCATACTGATTCTAGAAGAGTTATAGTGAGAACTAGGCCCTTCGTGCTCCTCCAATCAGCACCACGCATTCCCGCATCAGAGAAAGTGACATTTTTTGTCCTTATATTATGACGTTTTCTCGTAGTGAATCCAAGCCCGCAGGATCAGGGTTAGATGCCATATTTCTTAGCGTAATGCCGGAACGATCTGTATGTCATTTTGAGGAGCTGCGCAGCTTTCGTCCTTATCCCGCCCGCGCACTCCAGTGCTCCTAAGAGATAGGCCCTCTCCATCTCGGCGATGTGCTTCTCGAGGTCGATTCCCGATTCGGGAATCAGCCGCTTCGGCTGGTCCGCCAATTGCCTATCCCCAAAGTGGTTCTGATAGTAGAGTAGAATTCTCTCCGGCAACCCCTCCAAGGAAATTCTCTTCTCTGTTTCAAGAGCAACCGCCCTTTCGATCGTGTTTTCCAGTTCCCGGACGTTTCCCGGCCAGTCATATGACTCAAGCCTTTCCATGGCCTTGGGTTCAATCCCCTCGATTCGCTTGCCGGTTGAATTTCGAAACCGCTCGAGAAAGCTTCGCGCCAGCAGCGGGATATCTTCCCGCCGCTCCCGCAGAGGCGGCAAATGGATAGGGATGACACTCAGGCGGTAATAGAGATCCTCGCGAAACCGCCCTTCCGCGATCTCTTTCTCCAGATCCTTGTTGGTTGCGGCGATCACGCGAACATCCACGTCCGTTTCCTCTGTGCTGCCGATCGGACGCACTTTACCTTCCTGCAAGACTCGATAGAGCCTCACCTGCATCGTCGAGCTCATATTCCCGATTTCGTCCATGAAAAGCGTGCCAGCATCGGCGGCTTGGAAGAGTCCCGCACGATTTTCGTTTGCGCCTGTAAACGAGCCTTTCATGTACCCGAACAGTTCCGATTCGAGCAGCGTCTCCGGAAAGGCTCCGCAATTTATGGTGATAAATGGCGCACCTGCCCGCGCACTGTTCTCGTGAATCGCTCTGGCGACGAGCTCTTTACCGGTTCCACTTTCTCCCGTAATCAGAACGCGGCTGGATTGCGGCGCAATCGTTTGAATCAGATCAAATATCGCGCGCATCTTTGCGCTTGTGCCGATGATGTGATCGAGTCCAGTGAGCCGGCGGATCTCACGCCGCAGGATACCTGCCTCTTTCTTTAATCTCAGATTGTCCGCAACCTGCTGGACAGCAGGCCGCAATTCGTCGAGCAACTTGTCACCTTTGATTGCATAGCGGTCAGCGCCGAAATTCACCGCGTCAATAGCGGTGCCAATTGTGGGAACACCGGTGATCAGAATGAAAACAGTTCCCGGCGACACTTCCTTGGCAAACCGCAGAAGGTCTACGCCAGTCATATCCGGCATGCGGATGTCCGAGATCACCAGGTCATAAATCTGCGACTCAAGCCGCCTTTTGGCCGAATCTCCGCTAGTGGCTACCTCCACCCGGTGCCCCTCTTTGCGGAATGTG
It includes:
- a CDS encoding prepilin-type N-terminal cleavage/methylation domain-containing protein → MLTKVELRLRRAGSVQGFSLIELLIVIAIILIIAAIAIPNYLRSKMAANEASAVEHVRAIGTAATVYNTSWNNGYPASLPTLGGVGATATCTQAILLDSLITSPPFAKSGYIFSYQGVGSNTPVVPGCPAGFYSYLTTAVPITLGSSGQRSFCSDLPGAIHFDITGAAITSAAQCDALPTL
- a CDS encoding prepilin-type N-terminal cleavage/methylation domain-containing protein; translation: MKKNQKGFSLIELLIVVAIILIIAAIAIPNLLRSKMAANEAAAVGALRTIITAQVTYYSTYNTGYATTFQALSGAAGAAATCAASQLLDPTFNAATPARQGYNFTLGVAGAPAVVPATACNGVDDQTFEVEGAPITVGTTGQRSFCDDQAGAIYFDATGATHANGGSSCAADGWVNPLGN
- a CDS encoding sigma-54 dependent transcriptional regulator produces the protein MAHLLVVDDEKSICELLEITFRKEGHRVEVATSGDSAKRRLESQIYDLVISDIRMPDMTGVDLLRFAKEVSPGTVFILITGVPTIGTAIDAVNFGADRYAIKGDKLLDELRPAVQQVADNLRLKKEAGILRREIRRLTGLDHIIGTSAKMRAIFDLIQTIAPQSSRVLITGESGTGKELVARAIHENSARAGAPFITINCGAFPETLLESELFGYMKGSFTGANENRAGLFQAADAGTLFMDEIGNMSSTMQVRLYRVLQEGKVRPIGSTEETDVDVRVIAATNKDLEKEIAEGRFREDLYYRLSVIPIHLPPLRERREDIPLLARSFLERFRNSTGKRIEGIEPKAMERLESYDWPGNVRELENTIERAVALETEKRISLEGLPERILLYYQNHFGDRQLADQPKRLIPESGIDLEKHIAEMERAYLLGALECAGGIRTKAAQLLKMTYRSFRHYAKKYGI